The region GGCTTTCCAGCTTTTCGAGCGCAGCCGGGTAATCCTTCGCGCTCTTGAGGATAATGCCGATAAAGCAGCAGACGTCATAGCCAAGCTGTTTCGGACTGATATCGATACGCGCGCCAGTGATAATTCCCGCCTGCTTCATTTTCTCGACGCGCACGTGAATGGTGCCTGGGCTTACGCCAAACTGTTTGGCCAGCTCAGCATAGGCGGTGCGCGCGTTCGCCATCAGCGCCTCCAGAATGCCGCGGTCCAGATTATCGATCTGATAATTTTCCATACGTTTTCCTTATAATTATTCAGTAATCGTTATTTTCATACCGCCTATATTAGCGAATTAAAATGTGAGTGGCCTTTTTTATTGAGGATTATTGAGTGTACCCCCTTTTTTATTGCTTAATCAAAAGCAACAGAGGTACAGGAGCCCCCGATAATGAAAACCGCATACATCACTCGCCAGCGCCAGATTAGCTTTGTAAAAGCCCACTTTTCCCGCCAGCTTGAGGAAAAACTCGGCTTGCTTGAAGTTCAGGCGCCGATCCTCAGCCGTGTCGGCGACGGGACGCAGGATAACCTTTCCGGCTGTGAGAAAGCGGTACAGGTCAATGTCAAAACGCTGCCGCAGGCGCAGTTTGAGGTCGTCCATTCGCTGGCGAAATGGAAGCGTAAAACGCTAGGCCAGCACGACTTCAGCGCTGGCGAAGGGCTTTACACGCATATGAAAGCGCTGCGCCCGGATGAAGACAGGCTCTCGCCGGTACACTCTGTGTATGTGGATCAGTGGGACTGGGAGCGCGTGATGGGCGACGGTGAGCGTCACCTCGGCACGCTGAAGCAGACGGTGGAAAGCATCTGGTCGGCTATCAAGGCGACCGAGCTCGCGGCGGCGGAGCGCTTTGGCCTGACGCCGTTTCTGCCAGACGCCATCCACTTTGTGCACAGCGAAACCCTGCAACGCCGTTTCCCTGAACTGGATGCGAAAGGTCGCGAGCGCGCGATAGCGAAGGAGCTTGGCGCGGTCTTCCTGATTGGCATTGGCGGTAAGCTCGCCGACGGCAAACGCCACGACGTACGCGCGCCGGATTATGATGACTGGACAACGCCGACCAAAGGCGGTTTTGCGGGGCTTAACGGCGATATTCTGGTCTGGAACCCGCAGCTGGAAGACGCGTTTGAGATCTCCTCAATGGGGATCCGCGTGGATGCTGATGCGCTTAAACGTCAGCTTGCTCTCACGGGCGATCAGGATCGCCTTGCGCTGGAGTGGCATCAGGCGCTGCTCAACGGTGAGATGCCGCAGACGATCGGCGGCGGTATCGGGCAGTCGCGT is a window of Cronobacter muytjensii ATCC 51329 DNA encoding:
- the asnC gene encoding transcriptional regulator AsnC — encoded protein: MENYQIDNLDRGILEALMANARTAYAELAKQFGVSPGTIHVRVEKMKQAGIITGARIDISPKQLGYDVCCFIGIILKSAKDYPAALEKLESLDEVTEAYYTTGHYSIFIKVMCRSIDALQQVLINKIQTIDEIQSTETLISLQNPIMRTIRP
- the asnA gene encoding aspartate--ammonia ligase, whose translation is MKTAYITRQRQISFVKAHFSRQLEEKLGLLEVQAPILSRVGDGTQDNLSGCEKAVQVNVKTLPQAQFEVVHSLAKWKRKTLGQHDFSAGEGLYTHMKALRPDEDRLSPVHSVYVDQWDWERVMGDGERHLGTLKQTVESIWSAIKATELAAAERFGLTPFLPDAIHFVHSETLQRRFPELDAKGRERAIAKELGAVFLIGIGGKLADGKRHDVRAPDYDDWTTPTKGGFAGLNGDILVWNPQLEDAFEISSMGIRVDADALKRQLALTGDQDRLALEWHQALLNGEMPQTIGGGIGQSRLTMLLLQLPHIGQVQCGVWPEQVQAAVAELL